One Caldisericota bacterium genomic region harbors:
- a CDS encoding site-specific DNA-methyltransferase — MENNKKYVELLWANKYDKFEKGERISIEKPNLPFQVVETINKPRLKDLEKGEVLFDPLQCYPESEYPENYPKDWKNKLIWGDNKLVMSSLIKQGWAGKINLIYIDPPFFTGADFTIR, encoded by the coding sequence ATGGAAAATAACAAAAAATATGTAGAACTGCTCTGGGCAAATAAATATGATAAATTTGAAAAAGGAGAGAGGATATCAATAGAAAAGCCTAATCTCCCTTTTCAGGTTGTGGAAACAATAAATAAACCCAGACTAAAAGACTTGGAAAAGGGAGAGGTGCTTTTTGATCCCTTACAATGTTATCCTGAAAGTGAGTATCCTGAAAATTATCCCAAAGATTGGAAAAATAAACTTATTTGGGGTGATAACAAACTGGTAATGTCATCTTTAATTAAACAGGGATGGGCAGGAAAGATAAATCTTATTTACATTGACCCACCCTTTTTTACAGGTGCAGATTTCACCATAAGA